In the Pungitius pungitius chromosome 5, fPunPun2.1, whole genome shotgun sequence genome, one interval contains:
- the angptl2b gene encoding angiopoietin-related protein 2b has translation MEPPSMVLLLLILVYGLACTAQRAHGGPSDSSRGRGDRTQEFQSSEDDLEREFLYAPRTKRAPADQPQDKCSYTFIVPQQKVTGAICVNSKEPEAMLENRVNKQELELLNVELQRQKRQIETLQQLVEVDGGIVNEVKLLRKESRNMNSRVTQLYMQLLHEIIRKRDNALELAQMENKILNQTSEMQQLTSRYKDLEHKYTHLASLATNQSSLIALLEQQCQSRPPPRPVPVPQPRSQPPPPSPPLNRPYQPPVLPRVTKPISNEIQSDQKSVLPLPTMPTGTHGPSTTDKPSGPFKDCLQALEDGHTSSGMYLVKPENANRLMQVWCDQRHDPGGWTVIQRRVDGSVNFFRNWETYKQGFGNIDGEYWLGLENIYWLTNQGNYKLLVTLEDWSGRKVFAEYASFRVEPEIDFYKLRVGRYHGNAGDSLTWHNGKQFTTLDRDHDAYTGNCAHYQKGGWWYNSCAHSNLNGVWYRGGHYRSRYQDGVYWAEFRGGAYSLKKVVMMIRPNPNTFH, from the exons ATGGAGCCCCCTTCAATGGTCCTGCTGTTGCTCATTCTCGTTTATGGACTAGCCTGTACTGCCCAGCGGGCTCATGGGGGTCCGTCAGACAGCAGCCGCGGCAGGGGGGACAGGACCCAAGAATTTCAGAGCAGCGAGGATGATTTGGAGAGAGAGTTTCTCTACGCTCCGAGGACCAAGCGTGCTCCAGCTGACCAGCCGCAGGACAAGTGCTCCTACACTTTCATTGTGCCGCAACAAAAAGTGACCGGAGCCATCTGCGTCAACTCCAAGGAGCCGGAGGCCATGCTGGAGAATCGGGTCAACAAACAGGAGTTGGAGCTGCTGAATGTggagctgcagagacagaagAGGCAGATCGAgaccctgcagcagctggtggaggtggacgGAGGTATTGTGAATGAGGTCAAGCTTCTGAGGAAGGAGAGCCGAAACATGAACTCCAGAGTCACTCAGCTATACATGCAGCTGCTCCACGAGATCATCAGGAAGAGAGACAATGCCCTGGAGTTGGCTCAGATGGAGAACAAGATCCTGAACCAAACCTCTGAGATGCAGCAGCTCACCAGCCGATACAAGGATCTCGAGCACAAGTACACGCACTTGGCTTCTCTGGCCACCAACCAATCGAGTCTCATCGCTCTGCTGGAGCAGCAGTGCCAGAGTCGCCCCCCACCTCGCCCTGTGCCGGTGCCCCAGCCGAGGTCTCAACCGCCTCCGCCGTCACCGCCTCTCAACAGGCCTTACCAGCCGCCCGTCCTTCCACGAGTCACCAAGCCAATCAGCAACGAGATCCAGAGTGACCAGAAATCCGTTCTGCCCCTCCCCACGATGCCCACGGGCACACACGGCCCCTCCACCACTGACAAGCCCTCTG GGCCGTTTAAGGATTGTCTGCAGGCTCTGGAAGATGGCCACACTTCCAGCGGCATGTACCTGGTGAAGCCAGAGAATGCCAACCGCCTCATGCAGGTGTGGTGTGACCAGAGACACGACCCGGGTGGCTGGACTGTGATTCAGAGGAGGGTGGATGGCTCCGTCAACTTTTTCCGAAACTGGGAGACGTACAAG CAAGGTTTTGGCAATATTGATGGCGAGTACTGGCTTGGTCTGGAGAACATCTACTGGTTGACCAACCAGGGAAACTACAAGTTACTGGTCACGCTGGAGGACTGGTCCGGCAGGAAGGTGTTTGCAGAGTATGCCAGCTTCAGAGTGGAGCCTGAGATCGACTTCTACAAGCTGAGGGTGGgccgttaccatggcaacgctgGAGACTCCCTCACCTGGCATAATGGCAAACAGTTCACAACACTGGACAGAGACCATGATGCATATacag GCAATTGTGCCCACTACCAAAAAGGAGGCTGGTGGTACAACTCTTGTGCGCATTCAAATTTGAATGGAGTTTGGTACCGAGGAGGACACTACCGCAGCCGCTACCAAGATGGAGTCTACTGGGCCGAGTTCAGGGGAGGAGCCTATTCACTAAAGAAAGTGGTCATGATGATCCGTCCAAACCCAAACACCTTCCACTGA